One window of the Rhipicephalus sanguineus isolate Rsan-2018 chromosome 2, BIME_Rsan_1.4, whole genome shotgun sequence genome contains the following:
- the LOC119381389 gene encoding U-scoloptoxin(01)-Cw1a isoform X1 yields the protein MCPRTSTMKAVALLILAAVVVAVPRSRRQAVSLPDGVELLLGRAANSNFQCTRDGYYADVETNCQVFHVCRGVTKEDGNVEYEHHAFACGNQTIFNQASFTCAFIDEAIPCSNAKDFFYLNERLFQDKDTPILGDEEAQKAAEFYPARAAAAAAKA from the exons ATGTGTCCAAGAACCAGCACCATGAAGGCTGTCGCTCTCCTCATCCTTG CCGCTGTGGTCGTTGCTGTCCCACGG TCTCGTCGCCAGGCTGTCAGCCTTCCCGACGGCGTCGAGCTTCTGctcggccgcgccgcgaactccAACTTCCAGTGCACCCGCGACGGCTACTACGCTGACGTCGAGACCAACTGCCAGGTGTTCCACGTGTGCCGCGGTGTGACCAAGGAAGACGGCAACGTCGAGTACGAGCACCACGCTTTCGCCTGCGGCAACCAGACCATCTTCAACCAGGCTTCCTTCACCTGCGCCTTCATCGATGAGGCCATCCCATGCAGCAACGCCAAGGACTTCTTCTACCTCAACGAGCGTCTCTTCCAGGACAAGGACACCCCCATCCTCGGAGACGAGGAGGCCCAGAAGGCCGCCGAATTCTACCCGGCccgcgccgctgctgccgccgccaagGCCTAA